The Winslowiella toletana region CTGAGCAGGGCGGGAAGCAATTCCCGCCCTTTTTTACGTTATTCGTAAACTAACGGTTGTTTCCCTTCTCTGCTTTGTGGATCATACTCCGTTATTTCGTGATACAAATCACCAGACATATATTGTGTTGAGGAAATTGAGATGAGTGAGGCAGAAGCCCGCCCAACTAACTTTATTCGTCAGATTATTGACGAAGATTTGGCGACCGGTAAGCACGCCAGCGTGCATACCCGTTTTCCGCCGGAGCCGAATGGCTACCTGCACATTGGTCATGCAAAGTCGATCTGCCTGAACTTTGGCATCGCGCAAGATTATCAGGGTCAATGTAACTTGCGTTTCGACGACACCAACCCGGTCAAAGAAGACCTGGAGTTTGTTGAATCTATCAAGCATGACGTGCAATGGCTCGGTTTCCAGTGGAGCGGCGAAATTTGCTATTCCTCTGACTATTTCGATCAACTGCATAACTACGCGATTGAGCTGATCAATAAAGGCCTGGCCTATGTTGATGAACTGACGCCAGAACAGATCCGTGAATATCGCGGCACCCTGACTTCGCCGGGCAAAAACAGCCCGTATCGTGACCGTACGCCGCAGGAAAACCTGGCGCTGTTTGAAAAAATGCGTAACGGTGAATTTGCCGAAGGTAGCGCCTGTCTGCGTGCCAAAATCGATATGGCGTCTAACTTTATCGTGATGCGCGATCCGGTACTGTATCGCATTAAATTTGCGGAACACCATCAGACCGGCAATAAGTGGTGCATCTATCCGATGTATGACTTTACCCACTGCATTTCCGATGCGCTGGAAGGCATTACCCACTCGCTGTGTACGCTGGAGTTCCAGGACAATCGTCGTCTGTATGACTGGGTGCTGGATAACATCAGCATTCCGGTACATCCGCGCCAGTACGAGTTCTCACGCCTGAATCTCGAATACGCGATCATGTCCAAGCGTAAGTTGAATCTGCTGGTGACCGAAAACGTGGTGGAAGGCTGGGATGATCCGCGCATGCTGACGGTTTCTGGCCTGCGTCGTCGTGGCTACACTGCCGCTTCGATTCGTGAGTTCTGCCGCCGTATCGGTATCACTAAGCAGGATAACATTGTTGAGATGGCGTCGCTGGAATCCTGTATTCGTGACGATCTGAATGAAAATGCGCCGCGTGCGATGGCGGTGCTGGATCCGGTGAAAGTGGTTATCGAAAACTTGCCGGCCGGTCATGAAGAGCTGCTGACGATGCCTGCTCATCCGAATAAGCCGGAAATGGGCAGCCGCGAAGTGCCGTTCAGCCGCGAGATCTACATCGATCGTGCTGACTTCCGCGAAGAAGCCAACAAGCAGTACAAGCGTCTGGTGCTGGGCAAAGAAGTGCGACTGCGTAATGCTTACGTGATTAAAGCCGAGCGCGTGGCCAAAGATGAAGCGGGCAATATCACTTGCCTGTATTGCACCTGCGACACCGACACCCTCAGCAAAGATCCGGCTGATGGCCGCAAGGTGAAAGGGGTGATCCACTGGGTGTCTGCTGTGCATGCGTTACCGGCGGAGTTTCGCTTGTACGATCGCCTGTTCAGCGTGCCAAATCCGGCTGGCGCGGAAGATTTCCTCGCGACCATCAACCCGGAATCCCTGGTGATTCAGCAGGGCTTTGTTGAGCCGAGCCTGCAAGCGGCAGAAGCCAGCAGCCCTTATCAGTTTGAACGTGAAGGCTACTTCTGTGCCGACAGTCGCTACTCCAGCCGGTCAAAGCTGGTATTTAACCGTACCGTTGGCCTGCGCGACACCTGGGCGAAAATCGGCGGATAAATCTCGCCGTGACAGTAAAAAACGCAGCCTGAAAGCTGCGTTTTTTTTATTTGCAATGGACGACAATTCTTTTATGGCTGAAATAATTTCAGGACGAAAAGCACCGTCGGTGATGTGGGGAACCATGATCATCAGCGGCACAATTATTGGCGCAGGCATGTTTTCTCTGCCGATCGTGATGTCTGGCGCTTGGTTTTCCTGGTCCACGTTGATTTTGCTGTTCTCGTGGTTTTGCATGCTGTTATCCGGGCTGCTGTATCTGGAGTCGAGCCAGCATTATCCGGAAGGCGCGAATTTTTCAACGGTAACCCGCGATCTGCTGGGCAGTAAGTGGAATGTGATTAACGGCATTACCATCGCGTTTGTGCTGGGGATTTTGACCTACGCCTATATCTCTGCCAGCGGTTCAATCCTGCATCATACTTTTGCCAGCGCGCTGCCGTGGTTATCACAGCGGATGGCAGGATTTCTGTTTACTCTGCTGTTAGCGGTATTTATCTGGCTGGGCACCGCAGTGGTCAGCAGAATGACCTTTATCTTTCTGTTCGCCAAACTGGCCGCTTTTCTGCTGACATTTGGCGGTTTGCTGTGGCATGTGCAGGTCGATAATCTGCTCAATACCCAGCAGAGTGGGGCAAGCTATTTTCCCTATATCTTTATGGTGCTGCCATTCTGTCTGGCATCGTTTGGTTATCATGGCAATATTTCCGGGCTGGTCAGCTATTACCGCCAGGATGCCGCTAAGGTGAGAAAGTGCCTGATTTACGGCACGCTGATCGCGCTGGCAATCTACTTTGTCTGGTTAATCAGTGCGATGGGCAATATTCAGCGCGCGAAATTTATCGATATAGCCCAGGCGGGTGGCAACATTGATGCGCTGGTGGCGACCTTTGGCGATCTGATTAGCAGCCCGTGGTTAAGTGTGCTGCTGCTACTGTTTTCCAATTTTGCCGTTGCCAGCTCATTTTTGGGCGTCAGTCTCGGACTGTTTGACTACCTTGCCGATCTGTTTGGCATGGCAAATAATGCCGTGGGGCGTCTGAAAACTACGCTGATGACGTTTGCGGTTCCGTTAACAGCCAGCCTGATCTATCCAAATGGATTCCTGCATGCGATTGGCTATGCCGGGCTGGCGGCGACGCTGTGGGCGGTAATCACTCCGGCACTGCTGGCATTTAAAGCCAGGCAGCGTTTTGGGCCTGCCGCCTATCGGGTGGCCGGCGGGCATCTGACGATTATGCTGGTGCTGCTGTTTGGCGGTATCAATATTGTGGTCAGTTTACTGTCTTACGCCAATTTGTTGCCGGTCTACGCACGCTAAATTTGGGCATAAAAAAACCGGTGACGGGTCACCGGTTTTGTTTAAAACTCTGCGAAGCAGAATTTATTTGTCGTGCAGCGTTTCGTCTTCGCGGCAGTCACCCGTTGAGCAGTGACCATAGAGGTACAGGCTGTGGTTAGTCAGCTTAATGCCGTGACGCGTTGCGATTTCACGCTGACGCGTTTCAATTGATTCATCACTGAACTCAATCACTTTGCCACAATCAAGGCAGATCAGATGATCGTGATGATGCTGCTGCGTAAGTTCGAAAACGGACTTGCCGCCTTCAAAGTTATGACGGGTAACGATACCCGCGTCATCAAACTGGTTAAGAACGCGATATACCGTCGCCAGACCAATTTCTTCGCCCAAATCAATCAGGCGCTTGTACAAGTCTTCCGCACTGACGTGATGGCCCTCTGGTTCCTGAAGCACTTCCAGAATTTTCAGTCGGGGAAGCGTGACTTTCAGGCCGGCCTTCTTTAATGCGGTGTTGTTGTCAGTCATGCGGATATTGTCCTGTTACTTTGCTAGTCACAATGTGGCTGAAAAGCCCTGAACATCGGTCGACGCTAAATCTAATTGCGTCTCATTATAGAACTCATGCTTCGAAATGAAAACCGCAGGGAGGGCGTTAAACTTACCGATGGATGTAAGGAGTTACGTCCGTGAGAAGTTCATGCCTCATAGCCTATCCCATTATGGCTACTTTGCTAAACCCTGTACTCTCAAAAAAGAGTCAATAGCGGGCTGACCGATGGGGGGGTATTGTACAGATTTACAGTCAAAAGTTACAAATATGTATCTATCATTTCTATAGGAAAAACCACTGGCTCATTGTGAGCCAGCGCCCACAATAAGCCAGACAGCTTAAGCTTCGATGATTTCTTTTAAATGAAGTTCATCAAAAATTTGTTTAACCCACTTTTCAACACGCTCGTTGGTGAGTTCTGGCTGGCGATCTTCGTCAATCGCCAGTCCGAGGAAGTGTTTATCATCGGCCAGGCCTTTTGATGCCTCAAAATGATAACCTTCGGTCGGCCAGTGGCCGACGATAACCGCGCCATTTGGCTCGATAATATCGCGAATGGTGCCCATCGCATCACAGAAGTATTCAGCATAATCTTCCTGATCGCCGCAGCCAAACAGCGCGACCAGCTTGCCATTGAAGTCGATCTCTTCCAGCGTTGGGAAGAAGTCATCCCAGTCGCACTGCGCTTCACCGTAGTACCAGGTTGGGATGCCGAGCAGTAAGATATCATAAGCTTCAAGATCCTCTTTAGCGCTCTTGGCAATGTCATGAACATCTGCAACATCTTTGCCCAGTTGCTTTTGGATCATCTTTGCAATGTTTTCCGTATTGCCAGTGTCGCTGCCAAAGAAAATGCCTGTGATTGCCATGAGTCTAATAACCTCTTGAAACTTAATGATATAGTGAATACTAAAGATAGTCAGTTACTGGCAATGATAGCAGACAGTCTCGGGGCGCGGAACTTCAAATGCCGCCGGATTTGTCGCATTGTGCGTTCAAAGCCGCAGCTGACCTCGCCTGAGTCAGAGCGCAGTGGCGTTAAGCTGCAACAAAATCATCTCTTCAATCAGCTCGCTGCGGCTCATATTGCGCTCTTCAGCCAGCTGATTGAGTGCATCAACCGCGTCGCTGTTCATTTTCAGCTCGACGCGGCGCAGCCCACGAACTTTGTCGCGTTTTAGCTGATTGCGTTTATTGATGCGCAGCTGTTCATCACGCGTAAGCGGATTGGTTTTTGGTCGGCCCGGGCGGCGTTCATCTGCAAACAGATCGATCGTCGTGCGGTCCGTATTCTCTTTTGCCATAGAATCGTGATACTGAATGAGCGTCAGCGTCTGAAAACGCCAAGGGTTTTGACTAAATGAGCCGGTTTGCCGCCGGATATTCGCAACGTTTTTCTGGCCCGCTACTGCCGAGAGTCGATATTGCGTACAGCGGCAAAATTTTAGCGCGCCATCATACCCCAGTGAAAGTCGTCGCGACAATCATTTCACTGTGTCAGCAACTATTTGCTTTTAAAGCGCAAAAAAACGGCGAATTGCGCGTAAAACAGCATCAGGTTTTTCGGCATGTACCCAATGTCCGGCTCCGGCAATCACATGGGCACGCGCCTGCGGGAATTGGCTGAGCAGTGCATCACGATGAATATCATCAAGATAAGGAGAGAGTTCGCCGCGAATAAACAGCGCCGGATGTGGCCAGGCCGGTACGGTTTCCCAGCCAGAAATCGTGGTGTAATTGTCCCAGAGTGCCGGCACGTTAAAGCGCCACTGGCCCTCATGAAAGGATTTCAACAGAAACTGAATCACGCCTTCTTCATCAATCTGGCTGCGCATTACGTCAGCTGCCTGCGAGCGTAACGTGACACCGGCTTCGGTTACCGCATTTACCCCGGCAAAGATGGCGTCATGGCGACGCGTCTGGTAATCCACCGGCGCGATATCGATCATCACCAGTTGCTCGATGCGTTCCGGTGCCAGCGCACTGAGCGTCATGGCAATTTTTCCACCCATTGAATGGCCGATAACCGCGACCTTATCAATGCCCTGTGCATCCAGCGTATCGATCATATCCTGCGCCATCAGCCGATAATTCATCTGCTCACTGCGCGGCGACAAGCCATGATTACGCACGTCAACCTGCAAAATCGGACGATCGGTTTTCAGACCGCGTGCCAGCCCCCCCAAATTATCGAGGCTGCCAAACAGCCCATGGATCAGCAGAATTGGCGTGGAGGAAGCGACAGATTGTTCAGTTTGCAGGCGAGCATTCAAATTCATGGCAAAGTTCTTACAGTGGAAACGAAAGCTTAGGTTATCATGGATTTCAGGTTTCTTGCCGGGTGAAAGCGCAACGCGGTTAACGAACTTTTTGCGGCATTATCTGACTTTTGCCTGCAAAGGGCGCTGGCGCTACACTGCCACAAGATTTAACTTTATAATCCTTATGTTAGAGCCGGGTCACAATTTGTGCAGACGTTTATGCTGACGGCTGCGGCCAGATCGGACCGGTTCTGCAAAACGCAATAACCGTACGGATAAAGATGAAAACGATTGAAGTCGACGAAGAGCTATACCGCTATATTGCCAGCCACACTCAACACATTGGCGAGAGCGCATCTGATATTTTACGGCGTATGCTGAAGTTTACCGCTGGTCAAAGCGCGCCAGCGGCAGTAGCACCGCAAACCTTGCCGGTGAAAGATGCCGCAGTGGTGAAAACCGAACCTCGCCCGCAGGACCGTGTCCGTGCCGTGCGTGAACTGCTGCTGTCCGATGAATATGCCGAGCAGAAGCGAGCGGTTAATCGCTTTATGCTGATTTTGTCGACCCTCTATTCACTGGATCCGAAAGCGTTTGCCGAGGCGACGGAGTCACTTCACGGTCGCACTCGCGTCTATTTTGCGGGCAATCAACAAGTTCTCATCCAGAACGGCACGCACACTAAGCCGAAGCACGTTCCCGGCACGCCATACTGGGTGATTACCAATACTAATACAGGTCGCAAATGCAGCATGATTGAACACATCATGTTGTCGATGCAGTTCCCGGCGGAGCTGACAGAGAAGGTTTGCGGCACCATCTAACTGAAGCGTCAGGGAGCAGCGCCAATGGCCAATCACCCCCGTGCCGGGCAACCCGCCCAGCAAAGCGATTTGATTAACGTTGCACAATTAACGTCCCAGTATTACGTGCTGCAGCCGGATCTGGCCAATGCAGAACACGCGGTGAAATTTGGTACTTCTGGCCATCGCGGTAGCGCAGCACGCCACAGCTTTAACGAGCCACATATTCTGGCAATCGCGCAGGCCATTGCGGAAGAACGCAAAAAAAATGGTATCACCGGGCCGTGCTATGTCGGTAAAGACACGCACGCACTCTCTGAGCCGGCGATTATCTCGGTGCTGGAAGTGCTGGCCGCTAACGGTGTGGACGTGATCGTACAGCAGGATAATGGTTACACGCCAACGCCTGCTATCTCTAACGCTATTCTGCAACACAACAAGCTCGCAGCTACGCTGGCCGACGGCATCGTGATTACACCATCACATAACCCGCCAGACGACGGTGGCATTAAATATAATCCACCGAATGGCGGTCCGGCAGATACTAACGTCACCAAAGTGGTGGAAGATCGCGCTAACCAGCTGATCCACGACGGTCTGAAAGGGGTTAAACGCCTGACGCTGGATCAAGCCTGGGCGAGCGGTCATATTCAGCAGCAGGATCTGATCCAGCCTTATATTGAAGGTCTGGCAGAGGTGGTGGATATTGCGGCGATTAAGCAAGCGGGGCTGAAAATCGGTGTCGATCCACTCGGTGGTTCCGGCATCGCTTACTGGCAGCGCATTGCTGAGTTCTACGATCTTGACCTGACGATTGTTAACGACGCGGTTGATCAGACTTTCCGCTTTATGCATCTTGATAAAGATGGCGCTATCCGCATGGATTGCTCGTCTGAGTCAGCGATGGCGGGCCTGCTGGCGCTGCGTGATAAGTTCGATCTGGCGTTTGCTAACGATCCGGACTACGACCGTCACGGCATCGTTACGCCTGCTGGCCTGATGAATCCGAACCACTATCTGGCGGTGGCGATCAACTATTTGTTCCAGCATCGTCCGCAGTGGGGCAAGGATGTCGCGGTGGGTAAAACACTGGTTTCCAGTGCAATGATTGACCGTGTAGTCAACGACATTGGCCGTAAGCTGGTGGAAGTGCCGGTTGGCTTTAAATGGTTCGTTGATGGTCTGTTTGATGGCAGCTTCGGTTTCGGCGGTGAAGAGAGTGCCGGGGCTTCTTTCCTGCGCTTTGACGGCACCCCATGGTCAACCGATAAAGACGGCATCATTATGTGTCTGCTGGCGGCGGAAATCACTGCGGTGACCGGTAAAAATCCACAGCAGCATTACGATGAGCTGGCAGAGCGTTTTGGTGCACCGAGCTATAACCGTCTGCAGGCCTCTGCCACTTCGGCGCAGAAAGCCGCGCTGTCTAAGCTGTCACCGGAAATGGTCAGCGCAGATACGCTGGCCGGCGACCCGATTACCGCACGTCTGACCGCGGCTCCGGGTAATGGCGCATCAATTGGTGGCCTGAAAGTGATGACCGATAACGGCTGGTTTGCCGCGCGTCCATCCGGCACTGAAGACGCCTACAAAATCTACTGTGAAAGCTTCCTCGGTGCTGAGCATCGCGAAAAGATTGAAAAAGAAGCGGTAGAGATTGTCAGTGAAGTGCTGAAAAACGCTTAACTTTATCGGTTAGCAGCAATTTATCATTATGCCGGGAGCCGAAAACGGCTCCTAAGGCATAAACCGATAACCAATGCCGGTTTCGGTCAGCAGATGTTTGGGCTGTGCCGGATCGGCTTCCAGTTTTTGCCGTAAATGCCCCATATAGATGCGCAGATAGTGGCTGTGCTCGACCGCATTCGGCCCCCACACCTGTGTCAGCAACTGGCGCTGGGTCAGCACCTTTCCGGCGTTATTCAGTAATGTTACCAGCAGACGAAATTCAATCGGTGTCAGGTGCAACTCCTGGCCGTCACGCGTCACGCGCCGGGCGGCAATATCCACCGTCACGGCAGAAAAGGCAACCGTCGCCTGCGGACTGGTGGAGGCCTGACGGCGTAAGGCTACGCGCACCCGCGCCAGCAGCTCACCGACGCCAAAGGGTTTCGACAGAAAGTCATCGGCACCGGCATCCAGCGCCGCAATTTTATCCTGTTCATCACTGCGCGCCGACAGCACCACAATCGGCACGGCGCTCCACTGGCGCACATCGCGAATAAATTCAATGCCGTCGCCGTCAGGCAGCCCAAGATCCAAAATCACCAGATCCGGTTTACGGGTGGCGGCCTCAATTAATCCGCGCTGAAGCGTTTCGCTGTCAAATACCCGCAACGATTCGCCTTCCAGCGCGATGCGCAGAAAGCGACGAATCTCTTTTTCATCTTCGACAATCAGAACTGTGGTCACATTTCCTCTGGCTCTTCGGGGGCTAATTCTGGCGGCTTATCCTGTGGCAGACGCAGGTGAAAACTGGCACCACCGGACGGGCGATTTTCAGCGCTAATTTCACCCTGATGCAGGGTAACAATCGCCTGGCAAATAGCCAGCCCCAGACCAACGCCGGGGATCGCCGACTCTTTATTGCCACGGGTAAACTTATCAAAGATCTGCTTTTCCTGCCCGTGCAAAATGCCTGGCCCGTCATCCCACACTTCGATATCCAGCAGATTATCCGTGCGGCGCGCACGAATACCAATTTGCGCTGCATGACCGGCATATTTTATCGCATTCTCCAGTAAATTGGTCAGCAGCCGCTCAATCAGCGGGCCATCAACCTCAACCAGTAACAGCTCAGCCGGCAGGTCGGTTTGAATACGGCGTCCATTCAGCAGCGGCGCGATGGCATTAAGGGTGCTGCCAATAATTTCCTCCAGCGTCAGCCACTCTTTACGCAGCACAAAACCGCCGGACTGGATGCGCGCCATATCCAGCAGATTATTCACCAGCCTGGTTGTATTAATAATATGCTGGCGAATCTGATTTGCCTGCGGCGCGTAAGGTGAGTTCACTGCGGATAAATCCAGCGTCAGGATTTCGGACATGCCAAACAGCACCGTTAGCGGAGTGCGTAAATCGTGAGAAAGCGCCGCCAGCAGTGAGTTTCGTAACTGCTCACTTTCAGCGGAGAAGCGCGCTTGTTCTTCAGAGTGGGTCAGCGCCAGACGTTCCAGCGCGCTGGCGATCAGCACAATTACCGTTTCAATCAGCCGCTGCTGTTCCGGGATCATCAGTTGCCGCAGGCTGGACGGTTCGATCACCAGCAGTCCCCAGCATTTTTCCTGCATGGTTAATGGCAGAATCAGGCAGGGCAGCCCGGGCAGGGTAGCGGTCCCGGCACCGGCCGGCTGATTATTGTCAAAACTCCAGCGCGCAATAGCGGCATCGGCCTGGCGCGGCTGCGGTAGCTGTCCGTGGGCGTCCGGAATCAATAGCTCGCTGCTGGCACGAAAGGTGTTATCAATAAAATGCTGACTGACTGCAATAATATCCTGTTGACTACGGGTGCGGCTAAGCGCACGCGAAACCTCATACAGCTGACGCACGCGCGCTTCACGATAGCGCGCCACCCGCGCCTGATAGCGCATACTGGCGGTCAGATTACCGATAATTATCCCTACCGCCAGCATAATGGCGAAGGTCAGTAAATACTCGAGATCCGATACTGCCAGGGTGCCGCGCGGCGCGATAAAAAACAGATCAAAGCTGGCGACGTTAATCAGCGATGCCACCACCGATGGCCAGCGACCATACAGCAGCGCGACGATCACCACGCCGAGCAGATACAGCATCACCAGAT contains the following coding sequences:
- the fldA gene encoding flavodoxin FldA, translating into MAITGIFFGSDTGNTENIAKMIQKQLGKDVADVHDIAKSAKEDLEAYDILLLGIPTWYYGEAQCDWDDFFPTLEEIDFNGKLVALFGCGDQEDYAEYFCDAMGTIRDIIEPNGAVIVGHWPTEGYHFEASKGLADDKHFLGLAIDEDRQPELTNERVEKWVKQIFDELHLKEIIEA
- the fur gene encoding ferric iron uptake transcriptional regulator, with amino-acid sequence MTDNNTALKKAGLKVTLPRLKILEVLQEPEGHHVSAEDLYKRLIDLGEEIGLATVYRVLNQFDDAGIVTRHNFEGGKSVFELTQQHHHDHLICLDCGKVIEFSDESIETRQREIATRHGIKLTNHSLYLYGHCSTGDCREDETLHDK
- the pgm gene encoding phosphoglucomutase (alpha-D-glucose-1,6-bisphosphate-dependent), which translates into the protein MANHPRAGQPAQQSDLINVAQLTSQYYVLQPDLANAEHAVKFGTSGHRGSAARHSFNEPHILAIAQAIAEERKKNGITGPCYVGKDTHALSEPAIISVLEVLAANGVDVIVQQDNGYTPTPAISNAILQHNKLAATLADGIVITPSHNPPDDGGIKYNPPNGGPADTNVTKVVEDRANQLIHDGLKGVKRLTLDQAWASGHIQQQDLIQPYIEGLAEVVDIAAIKQAGLKIGVDPLGGSGIAYWQRIAEFYDLDLTIVNDAVDQTFRFMHLDKDGAIRMDCSSESAMAGLLALRDKFDLAFANDPDYDRHGIVTPAGLMNPNHYLAVAINYLFQHRPQWGKDVAVGKTLVSSAMIDRVVNDIGRKLVEVPVGFKWFVDGLFDGSFGFGGEESAGASFLRFDGTPWSTDKDGIIMCLLAAEITAVTGKNPQQHYDELAERFGAPSYNRLQASATSAQKAALSKLSPEMVSADTLAGDPITARLTAAPGNGASIGGLKVMTDNGWFAARPSGTEDAYKIYCESFLGAEHREKIEKEAVEIVSEVLKNA
- the glnS gene encoding glutamine--tRNA ligase, translating into MSEAEARPTNFIRQIIDEDLATGKHASVHTRFPPEPNGYLHIGHAKSICLNFGIAQDYQGQCNLRFDDTNPVKEDLEFVESIKHDVQWLGFQWSGEICYSSDYFDQLHNYAIELINKGLAYVDELTPEQIREYRGTLTSPGKNSPYRDRTPQENLALFEKMRNGEFAEGSACLRAKIDMASNFIVMRDPVLYRIKFAEHHQTGNKWCIYPMYDFTHCISDALEGITHSLCTLEFQDNRRLYDWVLDNISIPVHPRQYEFSRLNLEYAIMSKRKLNLLVTENVVEGWDDPRMLTVSGLRRRGYTAASIREFCRRIGITKQDNIVEMASLESCIRDDLNENAPRAMAVLDPVKVVIENLPAGHEELLTMPAHPNKPEMGSREVPFSREIYIDRADFREEANKQYKRLVLGKEVRLRNAYVIKAERVAKDEAGNITCLYCTCDTDTLSKDPADGRKVKGVIHWVSAVHALPAEFRLYDRLFSVPNPAGAEDFLATINPESLVIQQGFVEPSLQAAEASSPYQFEREGYFCADSRYSSRSKLVFNRTVGLRDTWAKIGG
- the mtr gene encoding tryptophan permease; protein product: MAEIISGRKAPSVMWGTMIISGTIIGAGMFSLPIVMSGAWFSWSTLILLFSWFCMLLSGLLYLESSQHYPEGANFSTVTRDLLGSKWNVINGITIAFVLGILTYAYISASGSILHHTFASALPWLSQRMAGFLFTLLLAVFIWLGTAVVSRMTFIFLFAKLAAFLLTFGGLLWHVQVDNLLNTQQSGASYFPYIFMVLPFCLASFGYHGNISGLVSYYRQDAAKVRKCLIYGTLIALAIYFVWLISAMGNIQRAKFIDIAQAGGNIDALVATFGDLISSPWLSVLLLLFSNFAVASSFLGVSLGLFDYLADLFGMANNAVGRLKTTLMTFAVPLTASLIYPNGFLHAIGYAGLAATLWAVITPALLAFKARQRFGPAAYRVAGGHLTIMLVLLFGGINIVVSLLSYANLLPVYAR
- the ybfF gene encoding esterase produces the protein MNLNARLQTEQSVASSTPILLIHGLFGSLDNLGGLARGLKTDRPILQVDVRNHGLSPRSEQMNYRLMAQDMIDTLDAQGIDKVAVIGHSMGGKIAMTLSALAPERIEQLVMIDIAPVDYQTRRHDAIFAGVNAVTEAGVTLRSQAADVMRSQIDEEGVIQFLLKSFHEGQWRFNVPALWDNYTTISGWETVPAWPHPALFIRGELSPYLDDIHRDALLSQFPQARAHVIAGAGHWVHAEKPDAVLRAIRRFFAL
- the seqA gene encoding replication initiation negative regulator SeqA, which encodes MKTIEVDEELYRYIASHTQHIGESASDILRRMLKFTAGQSAPAAVAPQTLPVKDAAVVKTEPRPQDRVRAVRELLLSDEYAEQKRAVNRFMLILSTLYSLDPKAFAEATESLHGRTRVYFAGNQQVLIQNGTHTKPKHVPGTPYWVITNTNTGRKCSMIEHIMLSMQFPAELTEKVCGTI
- the kdpE gene encoding two-component system response regulator KdpE, whose product is MTTVLIVEDEKEIRRFLRIALEGESLRVFDSETLQRGLIEAATRKPDLVILDLGLPDGDGIEFIRDVRQWSAVPIVVLSARSDEQDKIAALDAGADDFLSKPFGVGELLARVRVALRRQASTSPQATVAFSAVTVDIAARRVTRDGQELHLTPIEFRLLVTLLNNAGKVLTQRQLLTQVWGPNAVEHSHYLRIYMGHLRQKLEADPAQPKHLLTETGIGYRFMP
- the ybfE gene encoding LexA regulated protein translates to MAKENTDRTTIDLFADERRPGRPKTNPLTRDEQLRINKRNQLKRDKVRGLRRVELKMNSDAVDALNQLAEERNMSRSELIEEMILLQLNATAL
- the kdpD gene encoding two-component system sensor histidine kinase KdpD, whose amino-acid sequence is MNQELQRPSPEKLLQQHSTPPRGKLKIFFGACAGVGKTFAMLQEGRRLREQGLDVLIGVVETHGRRETAALLDGLSVLPLKISTQQGRQYPEFDLDAALARAPAIILIDELAHSNIAGSRHPKRWQDVEELLNAGIDVFTTVNVQHLESLNDVVGSITGILVRETVPDPIFDLADEIVLVDLTPDDLRQRLAEGKVYIAGQAERAIEHFFRKGNLIALRELALRRTADRVDDQMRAWRDHKGREQVWHTRDAVLVCIGEGAGNEKLVRTAARLAAKLDAPWHAVYVETPRLHKLPGDQRRRILQALKLAQDLGAETATLSDTHEELSVLRYAREHDLGKIVIGRRSSQRWKRDGFANRLGKLGPDLDLLIVARDEPDSALSTRPVSSKSPAEKWRKPLEGCALAVAWCATLTVGASWLFPQVADANLVMLYLLGVVIVALLYGRWPSVVASLINVASFDLFFIAPRGTLAVSDLEYLLTFAIMLAVGIIIGNLTASMRYQARVARYREARVRQLYEVSRALSRTRSQQDIIAVSQHFIDNTFRASSELLIPDAHGQLPQPRQADAAIARWSFDNNQPAGAGTATLPGLPCLILPLTMQEKCWGLLVIEPSSLRQLMIPEQQRLIETVIVLIASALERLALTHSEEQARFSAESEQLRNSLLAALSHDLRTPLTVLFGMSEILTLDLSAVNSPYAPQANQIRQHIINTTRLVNNLLDMARIQSGGFVLRKEWLTLEEIIGSTLNAIAPLLNGRRIQTDLPAELLLVEVDGPLIERLLTNLLENAIKYAGHAAQIGIRARRTDNLLDIEVWDDGPGILHGQEKQIFDKFTRGNKESAIPGVGLGLAICQAIVTLHQGEISAENRPSGGASFHLRLPQDKPPELAPEEPEEM